One genomic region from Carcharodon carcharias isolate sCarCar2 chromosome 12, sCarCar2.pri, whole genome shotgun sequence encodes:
- the LOC121284598 gene encoding retinol dehydrogenase 7-like, whose protein sequence is MLQYLIICVLLFALYYWYRDGKRIKNVFDRYVYITGCDSGFGNLLAKHLDQQGFNVLAACFTEKGAEELKDCTSSRLKTFQLDVVNSESINKAAEFVKSEVKEKGLWGLVNNAGISVPSASNDWLTIDDHKVMLNVNLIGLIEVTLSMLPLIKRAQGRIVNVASVFGRISCMGGSYTISKFAVEAFNDSLRRDLYHFGVKVLCIEPGFFKTNVTNFDIITGNIKKLWLKLPQDVKDDYGADYLERLFPQLRERVKQLADPDLMKVVWCMNHALTSVHPRTRYSAGLDSKLFWIPLSYMPTVISDFVLSRNRVKPAKSVF, encoded by the exons ATGCTTCAATACCTGATCATTTGTGTGCTACTTTTTGCCCTGTACTACTGGTACAGAGATGGTAAGCGCATAAAGAATGTATTTGACAGATACGTGTACATCACTGGCTGTGACTCTGGCTTTGGCAATCTGCTGGCTAAGCACCTGGATCAACAAGGATTCAATGTTCTAGCTGCTTGCTTTACTGAGAAAGGGGCCGAAGAACTGAAAGACTGCACATCATCAAGactcaaaactttccagcttgACGTTGTTAACTCTGAAAGCATCAACAAAGCTGCAGAGTTTGTAAAATCAGAGGTTAAAGAGAAAG GACTGTGGGGGCTGGTTAACAATGCTGGAATCTCTGTACCCAGTGCATCAAATGACTGGCTAACAATAGACGATCACAAAGTAATGCTGAACGTCAACCTGATTGGACTCATTGAAGTTACACTGAGCATGCTTCCGCTGATAAAGAGGGCACAAGGAAGAATAGTCAATGTAGCAAGTGTATTTGGCAGGATCAGTTGTATGGGTGGATCTTACACCATCTCCAAATTTGCTGTTGAAGCCTTCAACGACAGTCTCAG GAGGGACTTGTATCATTTTGGAGTAAAAGTTCTTTGTATTGAACCAGGCTTCTTCAAAACAAATGTCACCAATTTTGACATAATTACAGGGAACATAAAAAAACTTTGGCTCAAGTTACCACAGGATGTAAAGGACGACTATGGAGCTGATTACTTAGAAAGAT TATTTCCACAATTAAGGGAAAGGGTTAAGCAGCTTGCAGACCCAGATTTGATGAAAGTGGTGTGGTGTATGAATCATGCGCTAACATCAGTTCACCCTCGGACTCGCTACTCTGCTGGACTAGATTCAAAACTTTTCTGGATTCCTCTCTCCTACATGCCAACTGTCATCTCTGATTTTGTACTcagtagaaacagagttaagccaGCAAAAAGTGTTTTCTAA